A window of Synechococcus sp. MEDNS5 contains these coding sequences:
- a CDS encoding TIGR03960 family B12-binding radical SAM protein — MTVSVNTELQTAPFDELVDAGINRPARYIGHELGVVPRDWAGARVRWALTYPEVYEVGASNLGHIILYSILNAVPGQVCDRAYLPASDLAQRLREKDQALFGVESRWSLNAFDILGFSLSYELGATNILEMLALCQVPIRADARGDLPLNAPGAPPLIFAGGPTATSNPEPYAPFFDFIALGDGEELLPEIGLVVAEAKADGLTRSQLLRDLAQVPGIYVPSLYEPGDDGVTLQPLDPALPRRVLRRVATPMPHYAMGLVPHVETVHDRLTVEIRRGCTRGCRFCQPGMLTRPARDVEPEAVIEAVETGMERTGYSDFSLLSLSCSDYLALPAVGVELRNRLADRNVTLQLPSQRVDRFDEDIAHILGGARQAGLTFAPEAGTQRLRDIVNKGLTDEDLVQGIRTAMQNGYRKVKLYFMIGLPGETDADVLGIAETCRMLQDCCRDLGRLSLNITISNFTPKPHTPFQWHSVSTEEFLRRQQLLREAGRRLRGVRFNFTDVRLSAMEDFVGRGDRRLAPVIEAAWRAGAGMDAWFEALDRTYEAWTGAIAAAGLQGRYRAMELGSWSAVAALERHDLQAFCRQPLPWDHIDSGIEKQWLAGDLQQALAATVVPDCSFDGCSSCGVCGPDLGHNVVVPPPSIPEAKPQRSPASERICRIRFRFSKTGAMALLSHLDLVRLFERALRRSGLPVSFTGGFHPLPRLQLALALPLGVEAEGEWMDLEFTDPVDPQVAQESWQARLPPGLRLLAAEEVPVSSPSLSQRIVFSRWCFTLSAQSVQADCSRAKWEGAIAEMLRADELIWEDTDKKGRPRRRDVRALLKTLHLISVDAADPPLSAQLELMAAVDELGRSLKPAQLCHWLSERLGEELTLSRVRRVELGLLRC; from the coding sequence TTGACCGTCTCCGTGAATACAGAGCTCCAGACAGCGCCGTTCGATGAGCTCGTGGATGCGGGCATCAACCGGCCCGCCCGCTACATCGGCCATGAACTTGGTGTCGTCCCCCGGGACTGGGCTGGTGCGCGGGTCCGCTGGGCACTCACCTACCCCGAGGTCTACGAGGTCGGAGCCAGCAATCTCGGGCACATCATTCTCTATTCGATTCTCAATGCCGTTCCAGGTCAGGTCTGTGACCGGGCTTATTTGCCGGCATCCGATCTCGCGCAGCGTCTAAGAGAGAAGGATCAAGCGCTGTTCGGCGTGGAAAGCCGTTGGTCTTTGAATGCCTTCGACATTCTTGGATTCAGCCTCAGCTACGAGCTTGGTGCCACCAACATCTTGGAGATGCTGGCGTTGTGTCAGGTGCCGATCCGCGCGGACGCCCGTGGGGACCTTCCCCTGAATGCCCCAGGAGCTCCGCCGCTGATTTTCGCCGGAGGCCCAACAGCCACAAGCAATCCCGAGCCCTATGCCCCTTTCTTCGATTTCATTGCCCTTGGCGATGGTGAGGAGCTGCTGCCCGAGATCGGATTGGTGGTGGCTGAAGCGAAGGCCGATGGCCTGACCCGCTCACAGCTGCTTCGGGATCTGGCTCAAGTGCCAGGGATCTATGTGCCGTCGCTGTATGAACCGGGTGACGACGGCGTCACCCTGCAGCCCCTTGATCCGGCGCTGCCCCGACGCGTCCTGCGCCGGGTGGCCACACCGATGCCTCACTACGCAATGGGGCTGGTCCCTCACGTGGAGACGGTGCATGACCGACTCACCGTGGAAATTCGGCGCGGCTGCACCCGCGGATGCCGTTTCTGTCAACCGGGGATGCTCACCCGCCCTGCCAGGGATGTTGAACCGGAGGCTGTGATTGAGGCTGTTGAAACCGGCATGGAACGCACCGGTTACAGCGATTTTTCACTGTTGTCTCTCAGCTGCAGCGATTACCTCGCTCTGCCGGCGGTGGGGGTGGAGCTGCGCAACCGCTTGGCCGACCGCAACGTCACACTCCAGCTACCCAGCCAGCGGGTGGACCGCTTCGACGAGGACATCGCTCATATCCTCGGTGGTGCGAGGCAGGCCGGGCTCACCTTCGCGCCTGAGGCCGGTACCCAGCGGTTGCGCGACATCGTGAACAAGGGCCTCACGGATGAGGACCTGGTGCAAGGCATCCGCACGGCCATGCAGAACGGTTACCGCAAGGTGAAGCTCTATTTCATGATCGGGTTGCCGGGAGAGACCGATGCGGATGTGCTCGGCATCGCCGAAACCTGTCGGATGCTCCAGGACTGTTGCCGGGATCTCGGACGCCTCAGTCTCAATATCACGATCAGCAACTTCACTCCGAAGCCACACACGCCGTTTCAGTGGCACAGCGTCTCCACGGAGGAGTTCCTGCGTCGTCAGCAGCTGCTTCGGGAGGCAGGGCGGAGACTGCGTGGGGTGCGGTTCAATTTCACGGATGTCCGCCTCTCGGCCATGGAGGATTTCGTGGGCCGCGGAGACCGCCGCTTGGCTCCGGTGATCGAAGCGGCGTGGCGTGCGGGGGCAGGGATGGATGCCTGGTTCGAGGCTCTTGATCGCACCTATGAGGCCTGGACCGGGGCCATCGCTGCCGCCGGGCTGCAGGGGCGCTATCGAGCCATGGAGCTCGGGAGCTGGAGTGCGGTGGCTGCGCTTGAGCGGCACGATCTGCAGGCGTTCTGCCGTCAGCCGCTTCCGTGGGATCACATCGACAGCGGCATCGAGAAGCAGTGGCTTGCTGGCGATCTCCAGCAAGCGCTCGCCGCCACAGTCGTTCCTGACTGCTCCTTTGATGGCTGCAGCAGCTGCGGGGTCTGTGGCCCTGATCTGGGCCATAACGTTGTGGTGCCGCCTCCATCGATTCCTGAGGCAAAGCCTCAACGGTCTCCGGCCAGCGAGCGCATTTGCAGGATCCGCTTCCGCTTCAGCAAAACCGGAGCCATGGCACTGCTAAGTCACCTCGACCTTGTGCGTCTGTTTGAGAGAGCACTGCGGCGATCGGGGCTGCCGGTGAGCTTCACGGGAGGATTTCATCCCCTTCCCCGCTTGCAGCTCGCACTGGCGCTTCCTCTGGGTGTCGAGGCCGAGGGCGAGTGGATGGATTTGGAATTCACCGACCCTGTGGATCCTCAAGTCGCACAAGAGTCCTGGCAGGCTCGGTTGCCTCCTGGGCTGCGCCTCCTGGCCGCTGAAGAGGTTCCTGTGTCCTCTCCGAGCCTCTCCCAAAGGATTGTGTTCAGCCGCTGGTGTTTCACCCTGAGCGCTCAATCCGTTCAGGCGGATTGCTCCAGAGCCAAGTGGGAGGGTGCGATTGCGGAGATGCTCCGCGCTGATGAACTGATCTGGGAGGACACAGACAAGAAGGGGCGACCTCGGCGGCGTGATGTCAGGGCTCTGCTGAAGACCCTGCACCTGATCTCCGTGGATGCTGCCGATCCACCGCTGTCGGCCCAGCTGGAGTTGATGGCCGCTGTGGATGAACTGGGCCGCAGTCTCAAACCTGCCCAGCTCTGCCACTGGCTGTCTGAGCGACTGGGTGAAGAGCTGACGCTCTCCCGGGTTCGGCGCGTGGAGTTGGGACTCCTGCGGTGCTAG
- a CDS encoding Rne/Rng family ribonuclease, whose product MPQQIVIAEQLRIAAVLTDDRVDELIVAQGRYQIGDVYLGTVENVLPGIDAAFVNIGESEKNGFIHVTDLGPLRLKKGAAGITELLEPRQKVLVQVMKEPTGTKGPRLTGNLALPGRYLVLQPSGQGVNISRRISSEGERNRLRALGVLVKPPGAGLLIRTEAEEVSEELLIDDLESLLRQWEAIQKAAETASPPVLLNRDEDFIHRILRDHIDPELSRVVVDDPAAVERVSGFLGEEGAHVSVEAHGEPDELLEHFKVNAAIRDALKPRVDLPSGGYVIIEPTEALTVIDVNSGSFTRSANARETVLWTNCEAAVEIARQLKLRNIGGVIIVDFIDMDSRRDQLQLLEHFTTAIRDDSARPQIAQLTELGLVELTRKRQGQNIYELFGRACPSCGGLGHVAVLPGKDLLQPLATATGLVRSAASARAEVSASTESANGKRRRGGRGRSPVNTDTPVLEEGLEPGVSGESSSEATEPAPVTRRQDPELVAVPMDDEQEKVYGWLGLNPVLLLDPPPSQDNLLVRVVRPGEDAEAVLDEARQQMAASSGRRRRRGARGSRGAGKSMNGPAVPPPTSELDVQASPAMESPLLVEITPLEVAPVPEVAAPPALPDAEPSPVQALQDPDGAGAEERPGRRRRRSSATAG is encoded by the coding sequence ATGCCCCAGCAAATTGTCATCGCTGAACAGCTGCGCATCGCAGCGGTTCTGACCGATGACCGTGTGGATGAGCTGATCGTGGCCCAGGGCCGCTATCAGATTGGTGATGTTTATCTCGGCACAGTTGAAAATGTGCTTCCGGGAATTGATGCCGCTTTCGTCAATATCGGTGAAAGCGAAAAGAACGGTTTCATCCACGTCACCGATCTTGGTCCTCTGCGCCTGAAGAAAGGTGCTGCTGGCATCACCGAATTGCTCGAGCCCCGCCAGAAGGTGCTGGTGCAGGTGATGAAGGAGCCCACCGGCACCAAAGGGCCCAGGCTCACAGGAAATCTGGCTCTGCCAGGGCGTTACCTCGTGCTTCAGCCCAGTGGCCAGGGGGTGAACATCTCCAGGCGGATCAGTTCTGAAGGCGAGCGCAACCGCCTTCGTGCCCTTGGGGTCCTCGTGAAACCACCGGGCGCGGGTTTGCTGATTCGCACCGAAGCCGAAGAGGTGAGCGAAGAACTCCTGATCGATGATCTTGAGTCTCTGCTGCGTCAGTGGGAGGCCATCCAGAAGGCTGCAGAGACGGCATCACCCCCAGTGCTTCTCAATCGCGATGAGGATTTCATCCACCGAATCCTGCGTGATCACATCGACCCAGAACTCAGCCGCGTGGTTGTTGATGATCCGGCAGCCGTGGAGAGAGTCAGCGGATTTCTTGGTGAGGAAGGGGCTCACGTCAGTGTGGAAGCCCACGGTGAGCCTGATGAGCTCCTCGAGCATTTCAAGGTCAATGCGGCGATCCGCGATGCCCTGAAGCCCAGGGTTGACCTTCCTTCGGGCGGGTACGTGATCATCGAACCCACCGAGGCGCTCACGGTTATCGACGTGAACTCGGGATCTTTCACGCGCTCCGCGAATGCCAGAGAAACCGTGCTCTGGACCAACTGTGAGGCCGCTGTTGAAATTGCGCGGCAGCTCAAGCTGCGCAATATCGGCGGCGTGATCATTGTCGATTTCATCGACATGGATTCACGTCGTGATCAGCTTCAGCTCCTGGAGCACTTCACTACGGCGATTCGTGACGATTCGGCCCGTCCTCAGATTGCCCAGCTCACCGAGCTAGGTCTGGTGGAGCTGACCCGTAAGCGTCAAGGTCAAAACATCTACGAATTGTTTGGCCGTGCCTGTCCAAGCTGTGGCGGTCTCGGCCATGTGGCTGTTCTGCCCGGCAAAGATCTTCTCCAGCCCCTCGCGACAGCCACCGGCCTGGTGCGTTCGGCTGCGTCAGCGCGCGCTGAGGTGTCCGCGTCCACGGAGTCAGCCAACGGCAAACGTCGACGGGGTGGCCGCGGACGCTCTCCGGTTAATACGGACACTCCCGTCCTCGAGGAAGGCCTGGAGCCTGGAGTGTCCGGGGAATCGTCGAGTGAAGCCACTGAGCCAGCACCGGTCACACGGCGTCAGGATCCCGAACTGGTGGCTGTTCCCATGGATGATGAACAGGAGAAGGTTTACGGCTGGCTTGGTCTGAACCCTGTTCTGCTTCTGGACCCGCCGCCATCCCAGGACAATCTCCTTGTACGTGTGGTTCGTCCAGGAGAGGATGCGGAAGCCGTTCTTGATGAAGCACGCCAGCAGATGGCGGCCTCATCAGGCCGGCGTCGGCGCCGCGGTGCCCGTGGCAGCCGCGGTGCCGGGAAGAGCATGAATGGCCCCGCCGTGCCCCCCCCAACCTCCGAGCTCGATGTTCAGGCCTCGCCTGCGATGGAGTCGCCGCTGTTGGTGGAGATCACACCCCTTGAGGTGGCTCCAGTGCCAGAGGTGGCCGCTCCTCCTGCTCTTCCTGATGCCGAGCCCTCTCCGGTTCAGGCGCTGCAGGATCCCGATGGCGCAGGGGCTGAAGAGCGGCCCGGTCGTCGTCGGCGGCGCTCATCTGCAACGGCAGGGTGA
- a CDS encoding ribonuclease HII encodes MIVGVDEVGRGCLFGPVFAAAVSLPHDAVAELTALGLTDSKALSARRRVDLVPHIQAKASAWALGQGSAREIDAQGIRVATELAMLRALQKLPKEPELVLVDGVLPLRLWTGAQRTIVRGDSQEASIAGASVLAKVARDRLMCRLAERFPGYGLERHAGYGTAQHRQALIASGPTSLHRRSFLTRLLPSDGVPS; translated from the coding sequence GTGATCGTCGGTGTTGATGAGGTCGGCCGCGGTTGTCTGTTCGGCCCGGTTTTTGCAGCAGCAGTCAGCCTCCCTCACGATGCGGTGGCTGAGCTCACGGCGCTGGGGCTGACTGACAGCAAGGCCCTCTCCGCTAGACGGCGGGTTGATCTGGTTCCCCATATCCAAGCCAAGGCTTCGGCCTGGGCTCTTGGCCAGGGGTCAGCAAGGGAAATCGATGCGCAGGGCATCAGGGTGGCGACGGAATTGGCCATGCTCAGGGCCCTGCAGAAGCTGCCGAAAGAGCCTGAGCTTGTGCTTGTGGATGGCGTTCTGCCCTTGCGCCTCTGGACGGGAGCTCAGCGCACGATTGTGCGAGGCGACAGCCAAGAGGCTTCGATCGCTGGTGCCAGCGTTCTGGCGAAAGTGGCCCGTGACAGGCTGATGTGCCGACTGGCAGAACGGTTTCCTGGTTATGGCCTTGAACGTCATGCCGGCTATGGCACTGCCCAGCACCGCCAGGCCCTGATTGCTTCAGGCCCTACGTCTCTGCATCGGCGGTCCTTTTTAACCCGGTTGCTTCCCAGTGATGGAGTCCCGAGTTGA
- a CDS encoding DUF1997 domain-containing protein: protein MALAFNASQKLDLPVVAQKALLGAYLQEKDRVIKALLDPRQLSKTGEGTYTYTVTTLQVFQLQVRPVVSLAVGLSEGILSIKATDATLDGLGLVDDFQLNLEALLEATERGLQGQATLAVNVSQPPLLRLIPKRVLESTGESILNGILITIKGRVGRQLVNDFQDWCRHANEGQTTPSTRDSITGKQPG, encoded by the coding sequence ATGGCTCTGGCCTTCAACGCCAGTCAAAAGCTCGATCTTCCGGTTGTGGCCCAGAAGGCCCTCCTGGGGGCTTACCTGCAAGAGAAGGATCGCGTGATCAAAGCTCTGCTCGATCCCCGTCAGCTCTCGAAAACAGGCGAAGGGACCTACACCTACACAGTCACCACACTCCAGGTGTTTCAACTGCAGGTGCGACCTGTCGTTTCCCTGGCCGTCGGGCTCAGTGAAGGCATCCTCAGCATCAAGGCCACAGATGCGACCCTCGACGGACTGGGACTCGTTGATGACTTCCAACTCAACCTCGAGGCCTTGCTGGAAGCGACGGAGCGCGGCCTGCAGGGGCAGGCAACGCTAGCGGTCAATGTCAGTCAACCCCCGCTGCTTCGACTGATCCCCAAGCGGGTTCTGGAAAGCACTGGAGAATCCATCCTCAACGGCATCCTGATCACGATCAAAGGCAGAGTCGGCCGTCAGCTGGTCAACGACTTTCAAGACTGGTGCCGGCACGCCAACGAAGGGCAAACCACGCCGTCAACTCGGGACTCCATCACTGGGAAGCAACCGGGTTAA
- the pheA gene encoding prephenate dehydratase encodes MPMRLAFLGPEGTYGERAAREMLTLEDIPDGELVACTGLRAVVDHVADGRCDGAVVPVENSVEGGVTASLDALWSHRDLSIRRAVVLPIRHALLSSGSLDDITEVLSHPQALAQCSGWLSTNLPRALQLPTSSTAEAARMVRGSRFRAAIADRAVGARLELQQLAFPVNDVAANCTRFLLLKRGERLRDGDVASLAFSLHRNAPGALIEALQAIAGLGLNMNRIESRPSKRELGEYVFFVDVELPKGMASVSLDALESHLEPLCEHLAQFGAYPSSDLS; translated from the coding sequence ATGCCGATGCGTTTGGCCTTTCTGGGGCCAGAGGGAACCTACGGAGAACGGGCAGCGAGGGAGATGCTCACTCTTGAAGACATCCCCGATGGAGAGCTTGTGGCGTGCACTGGATTGCGCGCGGTTGTGGACCATGTGGCCGATGGCCGCTGCGATGGTGCTGTGGTTCCCGTGGAGAACTCAGTGGAGGGGGGCGTGACCGCCAGCCTCGATGCTCTCTGGTCCCATCGGGACCTTTCGATTCGCAGAGCCGTGGTGCTCCCGATTCGTCATGCCCTGCTCAGCAGCGGATCGTTGGATGACATTACGGAGGTGCTCTCCCATCCCCAGGCCTTGGCGCAATGCAGCGGATGGCTTTCCACCAATCTTCCTAGAGCCTTGCAGCTTCCCACCAGCTCAACGGCTGAAGCCGCTCGGATGGTGCGGGGGAGCCGCTTTCGTGCAGCGATCGCTGATCGCGCCGTTGGGGCACGCCTGGAGTTGCAGCAGCTTGCATTCCCGGTGAATGACGTGGCTGCGAACTGCACCCGCTTTCTGCTTCTGAAACGGGGTGAACGGCTGCGGGACGGCGATGTTGCCAGCCTGGCTTTTTCGTTGCATCGCAATGCACCTGGTGCACTGATCGAGGCCCTCCAGGCCATCGCTGGGCTTGGACTGAACATGAATCGAATCGAATCACGACCTTCCAAGAGGGAGCTCGGCGAATATGTGTTTTTTGTGGATGTGGAGCTCCCGAAGGGGATGGCTTCGGTAAGTCTTGATGCACTCGAGTCCCACCTTGAACCGCTCTGTGAGCATCTGGCCCAGTTTGGTGCCTATCCGAGCTCAGATCTGTCCTGA
- a CDS encoding methyltransferase domain-containing protein, translated as MPLPAFLGPAAIGVVAIAGGYALWSRRNRAYLSSESVASAYDAWTEDKLLETLWGEHVHLGHYGNPPRSKDFRRAKADFVHELVRWSGLDRLPTGAKVLDVGCGIGGSARILARDYGFDVLGVSISPGQIRRATELTPEGMTCRFAVMDALDLELNDGGFDAVWSVEAGPHMPDKQRYADELLRMLRPGGILAVADWNRRDPLDGPLNGQERWVMHQLLTQWAHPEFASIRGLQHNLETSAYSKGPIAVANWNQATLPSWNESILEGLRRPAAVLRLGPSAILQGLRETPTLLLMRWAFAREMMQFGVFRLDNVQDRSELG; from the coding sequence ATGCCCCTGCCCGCTTTTCTCGGACCAGCCGCGATCGGTGTGGTTGCTATCGCCGGCGGGTATGCGCTGTGGTCTCGGCGTAATCGCGCGTACCTCTCCAGTGAGAGTGTTGCTTCGGCTTACGACGCCTGGACGGAGGACAAACTTCTTGAAACCCTTTGGGGCGAGCATGTTCACCTAGGTCACTACGGAAATCCTCCCCGCAGCAAGGATTTCCGTCGTGCCAAGGCCGATTTCGTCCATGAATTGGTTCGTTGGAGCGGCCTGGATCGCCTGCCCACAGGAGCGAAAGTGCTGGATGTGGGTTGCGGCATCGGCGGCAGCGCCAGGATTCTTGCCCGGGATTACGGCTTTGACGTTCTGGGAGTGAGCATCAGCCCAGGGCAGATCCGGCGAGCCACCGAGCTAACTCCGGAGGGAATGACCTGCCGGTTCGCCGTCATGGATGCCCTGGATCTGGAACTGAACGATGGGGGATTTGACGCTGTTTGGAGTGTTGAAGCCGGTCCGCACATGCCGGACAAACAGCGTTATGCCGATGAGTTGCTGCGCATGCTCCGTCCTGGTGGAATCCTGGCCGTCGCCGATTGGAATCGTCGTGACCCGCTGGATGGACCTTTGAATGGCCAAGAGCGCTGGGTGATGCATCAGCTGCTCACCCAATGGGCGCACCCTGAATTCGCCAGCATCCGTGGGCTGCAACACAATCTGGAAACCAGTGCCTATTCCAAAGGTCCGATCGCAGTGGCCAATTGGAACCAGGCGACTTTGCCCTCATGGAACGAGTCAATTCTGGAAGGCCTACGGCGCCCCGCAGCGGTGTTGCGACTCGGCCCCTCGGCCATCCTTCAGGGGTTGCGCGAAACACCGACCCTGCTGTTGATGCGCTGGGCCTTTGCCCGGGAAATGATGCAGTTCGGTGTGTTTCGCCTCGATAACGTTCAGGACAGATCTGAGCTCGGATAG
- a CDS encoding LON peptidase substrate-binding domain-containing protein — translation MADLSVRELPLFPLPDVVLFPSDVLPLHIFESRYRMMLQSVLETDRRFGVVRWDPRSQSMASIGCCAEVIQHQTGEDGRSNIVTLGQQRFRVLNVTRDTPFRSAMVSWIEDDPVEDIHSLHSLTESVASALKDVVELTGKLTDSPTALPDDLPDLPRELSFWIGAHLGGPVADQQQELLELTSTRSRLEQEFSMLDETRRQLAARTVLRDTLSSSNSDDG, via the coding sequence GTGGCTGACCTGTCCGTCAGAGAACTTCCTCTTTTCCCTCTGCCGGACGTCGTGCTCTTCCCGAGCGATGTGCTGCCATTGCACATCTTTGAATCTCGCTACCGGATGATGCTCCAAAGCGTCCTGGAGACTGACAGGCGCTTCGGCGTCGTCCGGTGGGATCCTCGCAGCCAAAGCATGGCCTCCATCGGCTGCTGTGCCGAAGTGATTCAGCATCAAACCGGTGAGGATGGGCGAAGCAACATCGTCACACTTGGCCAGCAGCGCTTCCGGGTTCTGAACGTGACCCGTGACACGCCCTTCCGTTCTGCCATGGTCAGTTGGATCGAAGACGATCCAGTTGAAGACATTCATTCGCTCCACTCCCTGACGGAATCGGTTGCATCTGCCTTGAAGGATGTCGTCGAGCTCACTGGCAAACTCACCGATTCACCGACTGCACTTCCGGACGATCTTCCTGATCTCCCCAGGGAGCTCTCCTTCTGGATCGGTGCTCACCTGGGCGGCCCCGTTGCCGATCAGCAACAGGAACTTCTTGAGCTCACCAGCACCCGCAGCAGACTTGAACAGGAGTTCAGCATGCTGGATGAAACACGCCGTCAACTGGCAGCTCGCACCGTCCTGCGGGACACTCTGTCGTCCTCCAATTCGGATGACGGCTGA
- the rpsJ gene encoding 30S ribosomal protein S10 — protein sequence MSTAIAQQKIRIRLKAFDRRMLDLSCDKIIETADTTAATAIGPIPLPTKRKIYCVLRSPHVDKDSREHFETRTHRRIIDIYSPSAKTIDALMKLDLPSGVDIEVKL from the coding sequence ATGTCAACTGCCATTGCTCAGCAGAAGATCCGCATCCGTCTCAAGGCGTTTGATCGCCGCATGCTGGATCTCTCTTGCGACAAGATCATTGAAACGGCCGACACCACGGCAGCGACTGCCATCGGCCCCATCCCCCTCCCCACCAAGCGCAAGATCTACTGCGTGCTGCGTTCCCCTCACGTGGACAAGGATTCCCGTGAACACTTCGAGACCCGCACCCATCGGCGCATCATCGACATCTACAGCCCTTCAGCCAAAACCATCGACGCTTTGATGAAGCTGGATCTTCCCAGTGGCGTTGATATCGAAGTGAAGCTTTGA
- the tuf gene encoding elongation factor Tu, which yields MAREKFERNKPHVNIGTIGHVDHGKTTLTAAITNVLAKKGQAQVQNYADIDGAPEERERGITINTAHVEYETDTRHYAHVDCPGHADYVKNMITGAAQMDGAILVCAATDGPMAQTKEHILLAKQVGVPALVVALNKCDMVDDEEIIELVEMEIRELLSSYDFPGDDIPVVQVSGLKAIEGEADWEAKIEELMEAVDANIPEPEREVDKPFLMAVEDVFSITGRGTVATGRIERGIVKVGEEVEIVGIRDPRKTTVTGVEMFRKLLDEGMAGDNVGLLLRGIQKEDIERGMVLVKPGSITPHTKFEGQVYVLKKEEGGRHTPFFAGYRPQFYIRTTDVTGQITAFTAEDGSNVEMVMPGDNIQMTGELICPVAMETGMRFAIREGGRTIGAGVVSKIIE from the coding sequence ATGGCACGCGAGAAGTTTGAAAGGAACAAGCCTCACGTCAACATCGGCACCATTGGCCACGTTGACCATGGCAAAACAACCCTGACCGCTGCGATCACCAACGTGCTCGCCAAGAAAGGCCAGGCTCAGGTTCAGAATTACGCCGACATCGACGGTGCACCTGAGGAGCGTGAGCGCGGTATCACCATCAACACCGCTCACGTCGAATACGAGACAGATACCCGTCACTACGCCCACGTGGACTGCCCCGGTCACGCGGACTACGTGAAGAACATGATCACCGGTGCTGCCCAGATGGATGGCGCCATCCTGGTGTGCGCCGCCACTGACGGCCCCATGGCCCAGACCAAGGAGCACATCCTGCTGGCCAAGCAGGTGGGCGTTCCCGCTCTGGTGGTTGCACTGAACAAGTGCGACATGGTCGATGACGAAGAGATCATCGAGCTGGTCGAAATGGAGATCCGCGAGCTTCTCTCCAGCTACGACTTCCCCGGCGACGACATCCCTGTGGTTCAGGTCTCCGGCCTGAAGGCCATCGAAGGCGAAGCGGACTGGGAAGCCAAGATCGAGGAACTGATGGAGGCTGTTGACGCCAACATCCCTGAGCCCGAGCGCGAGGTTGATAAGCCCTTCCTGATGGCTGTGGAGGATGTTTTCTCCATTACCGGTCGTGGAACCGTGGCCACCGGCCGTATCGAGCGCGGCATCGTCAAGGTAGGCGAAGAAGTCGAGATCGTCGGCATCCGCGATCCCCGCAAAACAACCGTCACCGGTGTGGAGATGTTCCGCAAGCTGCTCGACGAGGGCATGGCTGGCGACAACGTCGGCCTGCTGCTGCGCGGCATCCAGAAGGAAGACATTGAGCGCGGCATGGTGCTGGTGAAGCCTGGCTCCATCACCCCTCACACCAAGTTCGAAGGTCAGGTGTATGTATTGAAGAAGGAAGAGGGTGGCCGCCACACTCCTTTCTTCGCTGGCTATCGCCCGCAGTTCTACATCCGTACAACGGACGTGACCGGCCAGATCACCGCGTTCACCGCGGAAGACGGCAGCAACGTGGAAATGGTGATGCCCGGTGACAATATCCAAATGACCGGTGAGCTGATCTGCCCCGTTGCCATGGAAACCGGCATGCGCTTCGCCATCCGTGAAGGCGGCCGCACCATCGGTGCTGGCGTGGTGTCCAAGATCATCGAGTGA